In Saccharicrinis fermentans DSM 9555 = JCM 21142, a genomic segment contains:
- a CDS encoding RagB/SusD family nutrient uptake outer membrane protein — translation MKKMKLNIIFGILISALMFTACVDDLDVKPIDPNTVLSGNLGDDPENIERALGKLYASFIIAGQGEGHDADISSSDDGFFTLARAYWNLQTITTDEGICAWGDVGIADLNTQTWTPQNPFLTAVYQRLSLSITYCNDFLNTTAGTSDPDVIRYRAEARFLRALAYSWHMDLFGNPPFTTEADRVGKYYPEQIQRADLFRYVVDELKAIESDLGDPGYSYPQADKGTCWMLLSKVYLNAEVYTGTAKWDSVKFYTDKVIADPAYSLASNYRKNFAADNDRHHGNNEMIFAFAEDGVNTQGNGGTTFIIQSSSDATYIPAEYYHGLTSNTNWNGNRARKQLMNILVDTLATYGNVNVPADDTIFAQNPDTRIYLRQKRSLDIPSVSSSGDFGVGVYKFTATNLDGSEADNYNPTYACTDFPIFRLADAYMMRAEAAFRNGNMSDAADDINVVRRRAYGDNSGDITAADVTADFILNERAREFYYEGQRRTDLIRFGKFTGDDYLWAWKGGTFDGTSTSSHRDLYPIPGDEISANQNIKQNDGY, via the coding sequence ATGAAGAAAATGAAATTAAATATAATATTTGGAATTCTAATCTCTGCACTAATGTTTACTGCTTGTGTAGATGATTTAGATGTGAAACCAATTGACCCGAATACAGTTTTATCGGGTAACTTGGGTGACGATCCTGAAAATATAGAAAGAGCTTTAGGTAAATTATATGCCAGTTTTATTATTGCAGGGCAAGGAGAAGGACATGATGCAGATATTTCCTCAAGTGATGATGGTTTCTTTACTTTGGCAAGGGCATATTGGAACCTACAAACGATTACTACCGACGAAGGTATTTGTGCATGGGGAGATGTAGGTATTGCTGATTTGAACACACAAACTTGGACACCTCAAAACCCGTTTTTGACTGCAGTATACCAGCGTTTAAGTTTAAGTATTACGTATTGTAACGATTTTTTGAATACAACAGCAGGTACTTCTGATCCTGATGTTATTAGATATCGTGCAGAAGCTCGCTTTTTAAGAGCTTTAGCGTACTCTTGGCATATGGATTTATTCGGAAACCCTCCGTTTACAACCGAAGCTGATAGAGTAGGTAAATATTATCCAGAGCAAATTCAACGTGCCGACTTGTTTAGATATGTGGTAGATGAATTAAAAGCTATTGAATCTGATTTAGGAGACCCGGGGTATTCTTACCCACAAGCTGACAAAGGTACTTGCTGGATGTTATTATCAAAAGTTTACCTGAATGCTGAGGTATATACTGGCACAGCTAAATGGGATAGTGTTAAGTTCTATACCGATAAGGTAATTGCTGATCCTGCTTATTCATTGGCAAGTAACTACAGAAAAAACTTCGCTGCAGATAACGATCGTCATCATGGAAACAATGAAATGATTTTTGCTTTTGCAGAAGATGGTGTAAACACGCAAGGTAATGGAGGTACTACCTTTATTATTCAATCATCAAGTGACGCTACCTATATTCCTGCAGAATATTATCATGGATTAACATCAAATACAAACTGGAACGGTAATCGTGCCAGAAAACAATTGATGAATATCCTTGTAGATACGTTGGCTACTTATGGAAATGTAAATGTACCTGCTGACGATACTATTTTCGCTCAGAATCCTGATACGAGAATTTATCTACGTCAGAAGCGTTCTTTAGACATACCTTCAGTCAGTTCAAGTGGTGATTTTGGAGTAGGGGTTTACAAATTTACAGCTACAAACCTAGATGGTTCTGAAGCTGATAACTATAATCCAACATATGCTTGTACCGATTTTCCTATCTTCCGTTTGGCTGATGCTTATATGATGAGAGCGGAAGCTGCATTCAGAAATGGAAATATGAGCGATGCTGCTGATGATATTAATGTGGTAAGAAGACGTGCTTACGGTGATAACTCAGGAGATATTACTGCTGCAGATGTTACTGCTGACTTTATTTTAAATGAGCGTGCGCGTGAATTTTACTATGAAGGACAAAGACGTACAGACCTGATTCGTTTTGGTAAGTTTACTGGCGACGATTACCTATGGGCTTGGAAAGGTGGAACATTTGATGGAACAAGCACTAGTAGTCATAGAGATCTTTATCCTATTCCTGGTGATGAAATCTCAGCTAATCAGAATATCAAACAAAATGATGGGTATTAA
- a CDS encoding SusC/RagA family TonB-linked outer membrane protein, producing MIKSFRFNKVLLMLAGLFMITNMAMAQQVTISGTVRDAGMSEVLPGVTVLIKGTTTGTITTPDGTYTLNANKGDVLMFSFIGYMGQEITVGDQTVIDVQLEPEVIGVGEVVVIGYGVQKKEDKTGSVVSVSSKDFNKGNITSPQDLLVGKSSGVVITSSGGAPGSGSTIRIRGGSSLNASNDPLIIVDGMPIEGVGNNVSGSSNALSFINPNDIETFTVLKDASATAIYGSRASNGVIIITTKKGSKGTPLKLSYSGSVSISTPEDYVDVYSGDEMRKIALDNEGLFDPTYYNLLGTENTDWQDEIFRTAISHDHNFAASGAYKNLPYRVSLGYTDQTGILENTDMQRFTASLNLSPSLLDDHLKVNANAKLMSSKHNFGDDGAIGSAISMDPTQPVYEEGADEFGGYYQWQNHGANLGTPNPVEQAMAVDNQSDVIRFVGNLKLDYKLPFLPELKASLNLATDYNESDGHNNRPITSPSTLSEASGEGKLNDYGGTNKNNLLDFYLNYNKELTESHRVDATAGYSWQHFEREGNSYTRVASGNIDDVKTSWITENYLVSFFGRLNYAFRNKYLLTGTFRYDGSSRFDEDNRWGFFPSTAFAWKIHEEAFLKDVDFLSDLKLRLGWGITGQQDIGNDYPAQAAYTLAGAAGYYMINGEYIPTLRPETYDPDIKWEETTTQNIGIDFGFLNNRINGTIDYYFRETEDLLNTVTIPSGSNFSNNLLTNVGSLENKGIEVGLNFVAISKQDMSLNLGLNFSHNKNEITKLLLNDDSDYIGILYGDAFNGITQVTRVGEPAYSFFMNKQVYGSDGKPVEGLYEDLAGNGGVISGDNGNKYVYHSPAPEYTFGFSARFNYKDFDISTSLRANIDNYVLNQVASGASYDQMQQIGYWKNMPTHLSKTNFVKRQFTSDYFVENASFLKMDNISAGYNFNKVAGKDINARVSFTVQNVFTITEYTGLDPEVDEGIDNNFYPRPRTFTLGVNLTF from the coding sequence ATGATTAAATCATTTCGTTTTAACAAAGTCCTACTGATGCTGGCAGGTTTGTTTATGATAACAAATATGGCAATGGCACAGCAAGTGACTATATCCGGAACCGTAAGGGATGCCGGTATGAGTGAGGTGTTACCCGGAGTTACTGTACTTATTAAAGGTACAACCACAGGTACTATTACTACACCAGACGGAACATATACTTTAAATGCCAATAAAGGAGATGTATTGATGTTCTCTTTTATTGGATATATGGGGCAAGAAATAACTGTTGGGGATCAAACAGTTATTGACGTGCAATTAGAGCCAGAAGTAATTGGCGTGGGTGAAGTAGTGGTCATTGGTTATGGTGTGCAAAAGAAGGAAGACAAAACAGGTTCAGTAGTAAGTGTTTCTTCAAAAGACTTTAACAAGGGTAATATTACTTCTCCGCAGGATTTATTAGTAGGTAAATCTTCGGGTGTTGTTATTACTTCGTCAGGTGGTGCTCCAGGAAGCGGTTCTACTATTCGTATTCGGGGAGGTTCTTCTTTGAATGCTTCTAACGATCCACTTATTATTGTGGATGGAATGCCAATTGAAGGTGTTGGTAACAATGTATCGGGTAGTTCAAATGCTCTTTCGTTTATTAACCCTAACGATATAGAAACATTTACTGTTTTAAAGGATGCATCAGCAACTGCAATCTATGGTTCAAGGGCTTCTAACGGTGTAATTATTATTACCACTAAAAAAGGTTCGAAGGGAACTCCGCTAAAACTTTCTTATTCAGGAAGTGTATCGATTTCTACCCCTGAAGACTATGTAGATGTTTATTCTGGAGACGAAATGAGAAAAATTGCTCTTGATAACGAAGGTCTTTTTGATCCTACGTATTATAATTTACTAGGTACAGAAAATACAGATTGGCAAGATGAAATTTTTCGCACGGCAATTTCTCACGATCACAATTTTGCAGCTTCAGGAGCTTATAAGAATCTACCTTATCGTGTTTCGTTAGGTTATACAGATCAAACAGGTATCCTAGAGAATACAGATATGCAAAGATTTACTGCTTCTTTAAACTTAAGTCCTTCGTTATTGGATGATCATCTTAAAGTAAATGCTAATGCCAAGTTAATGAGCAGTAAGCATAACTTTGGTGATGATGGAGCCATTGGATCGGCTATTTCAATGGATCCAACTCAGCCTGTTTACGAAGAAGGAGCAGATGAGTTTGGAGGGTATTATCAATGGCAAAACCATGGCGCTAACTTAGGTACTCCAAACCCGGTTGAACAAGCTATGGCTGTAGATAATCAGTCGGATGTAATTCGTTTTGTAGGTAACTTAAAGCTGGACTATAAATTGCCTTTCTTACCAGAATTGAAAGCGTCGTTGAATTTAGCAACTGACTATAACGAGAGTGACGGACATAATAACCGTCCAATTACTTCACCATCTACGCTTTCTGAAGCGAGTGGAGAAGGAAAATTAAATGATTATGGTGGAACAAATAAAAACAATTTGCTTGATTTCTATTTAAACTATAACAAAGAACTTACTGAAAGTCATCGTGTAGACGCAACAGCAGGTTACTCGTGGCAACACTTCGAAAGAGAAGGTAATTCATATACTCGAGTAGCTAGTGGAAATATAGATGATGTTAAAACAAGTTGGATTACGGAGAATTATTTGGTTTCTTTCTTTGGAAGATTAAATTACGCATTTAGAAACAAATACCTTTTAACAGGAACTTTCCGTTACGATGGTTCTTCTCGTTTTGATGAGGATAACCGTTGGGGGTTCTTTCCTTCAACTGCTTTTGCATGGAAAATTCATGAAGAAGCATTCTTAAAAGATGTTGATTTTTTATCTGACTTAAAACTTAGATTAGGATGGGGTATCACAGGTCAGCAAGATATAGGTAACGACTATCCTGCGCAAGCTGCATATACTTTAGCTGGTGCTGCAGGTTATTACATGATTAATGGAGAGTATATCCCAACGCTACGTCCAGAGACTTACGATCCAGATATCAAGTGGGAGGAAACAACCACACAAAATATCGGTATTGATTTTGGTTTCTTGAACAATCGTATTAACGGTACTATTGATTATTATTTTAGAGAGACTGAAGATTTATTAAATACGGTTACTATTCCAAGTGGAAGTAACTTCTCCAATAATTTATTAACTAATGTTGGTAGTTTAGAGAACAAAGGTATTGAAGTAGGTTTAAACTTTGTGGCTATCTCTAAGCAAGATATGTCGTTGAATTTAGGTCTTAACTTTTCGCACAATAAAAACGAAATTACCAAACTGTTGTTAAACGATGATTCTGATTATATTGGTATTCTTTATGGAGATGCCTTTAATGGTATTACTCAAGTTACAAGAGTAGGGGAACCGGCATATTCATTCTTTATGAACAAACAAGTTTATGGGTCGGATGGTAAACCAGTTGAAGGATTGTACGAAGATTTAGCAGGTAACGGAGGTGTTATCTCGGGAGATAATGGTAACAAATATGTTTACCATAGTCCTGCTCCAGAATATACGTTTGGTTTTTCTGCACGCTTTAATTATAAAGACTTCGATATATCAACTTCGTTAAGAGCTAATATCGATAACTATGTGTTAAACCAAGTTGCGTCAGGAGCATCTTACGATCAAATGCAACAAATTGGTTACTGGAAGAATATGCCAACTCATTTAAGTAAAACCAACTTTGTAAAACGACAGTTTACTTCTGATTATTTTGTTGAAAATGCATCGTTCTTAAAAATGGATAATATAAGTGCTGGGTACAACTTTAACAAAGTTGCTGGAAAAGATATTAATGCAAGAGTGAGTTTTACAGTACAAAATGTATTTACAATTACGGAATACACAGGTCTTGACCCAGAAGTTGACGAAGGTATTGATAACAACTTCTATCCTAGACCACGTACTTTTACTTTAGGTGTTAACTTAACCTTTTAA
- a CDS encoding LacI family DNA-binding transcriptional regulator produces the protein MATHQVTIKDIAKTLGISASTVSRALKDHPDISPKTKKMVQAFAEKVHYRPNALALNLRRSKTNTIGIILPEIVHHFFSSVLAGIDKVAYAAGYNVMICQSNEDFHREVSDAQALLDNRVDGILMSMSKTTYQLDHIRNLIENGVPVVFFDRAPENIEADKVLIDDFTGAKIATHHLLSIGCKNILHLAGPQNLAIGQRRKEGYLSALEEVGLTNNPDYIIKCDTRDEVFANAGKILQLANEIDGIFAVNDSTAIATMQVLMKNGIKVPAHISVIGFGDGPNATIAYPPLSTVEQKGIEMGKEAIQLLINQIENDPETHKPQTKILTPVLRIRESTAKIQD, from the coding sequence ATGGCTACGCATCAAGTAACTATCAAAGACATAGCTAAGACATTAGGCATTTCTGCCTCCACTGTTTCCAGGGCACTAAAAGATCATCCAGACATCAGTCCTAAAACAAAAAAAATGGTACAGGCCTTTGCCGAGAAAGTACATTACAGACCCAATGCCTTGGCTTTAAATTTAAGACGTAGCAAAACCAACACAATAGGAATCATATTACCTGAAATTGTGCACCATTTCTTTTCGTCGGTATTAGCGGGAATTGATAAAGTTGCCTATGCAGCAGGATACAATGTAATGATATGTCAGTCAAACGAAGATTTTCACCGTGAAGTAAGTGATGCGCAAGCATTGCTAGACAACCGTGTTGATGGTATTTTAATGTCTATGAGCAAAACCACTTATCAACTTGATCACATTCGTAATTTAATTGAAAATGGGGTTCCTGTTGTATTCTTCGATAGGGCACCCGAAAATATTGAAGCTGACAAAGTACTTATTGACGACTTTACTGGAGCTAAAATAGCCACACACCATTTGCTATCTATTGGATGCAAAAATATATTACACTTAGCAGGCCCACAAAACCTGGCCATAGGACAGCGAAGAAAAGAAGGATATTTATCTGCATTAGAAGAAGTTGGACTCACTAATAATCCTGATTACATCATCAAATGCGATACACGCGATGAAGTATTTGCGAATGCGGGTAAAATACTACAATTAGCCAACGAGATAGACGGTATCTTTGCTGTCAACGATTCAACGGCCATTGCTACCATGCAAGTACTGATGAAAAATGGCATAAAAGTACCTGCACATATTTCTGTAATTGGTTTTGGTGACGGTCCCAATGCCACCATAGCCTATCCCCCCTTATCTACGGTAGAACAAAAAGGCATTGAAATGGGGAAAGAAGCTATTCAACTACTCATCAATCAAATAGAAAATGATCCAGAAACTCATAAACCTCAGACCAAAATACTCACACCTGTATTAAGGATACGAGAATCAACCGCTAAAATCCAGGACTAA
- a CDS encoding SLC45 family MFS transporter: MKKMPRLSFWQIWNLSFGFLGVQFGFALQNANASRILTSLGADPHNLSFFWLVAPVMGLAVQPIVGAASDKTWTKIGRRTPYILFGAIISMVAMFFMPNAPLVFKAGTIAALAFGVIMLALMDGSFNVTFQPFRALVADMTPEEQRNVGYSVQSFLINFGAVIGSALPFILTAIGVSNVGEAGEVAPSVIWSFYIGGALLLISVLVTVLKTKEYPPEEYEAYKNITEADKQKKESFWQLLKTTPKVMRQLSIVQLFSWFPFFLLWVYSTTAISQHYFGVPMDYNASENTDSVLRNAFDEAGNWVGMCFAMYSLIAAIYSIALPKLIALTSRKTIYSFSLLVGGLSFISLFFFTNQYHILISMVGIGMAWAAILSMPYAMLSDVLPPKRIGIYMGLFNLTVVVPQILSGLIGGPILRSIFQNQGIYILVLAGVIMILGALSVMFIKQSNEDVH; the protein is encoded by the coding sequence ATGAAGAAGATGCCACGATTATCCTTTTGGCAAATCTGGAACCTAAGTTTCGGATTTTTGGGCGTTCAATTTGGTTTTGCTTTACAAAATGCAAATGCCAGTAGGATACTAACCAGTTTAGGTGCCGACCCACACAATTTATCATTTTTTTGGTTGGTAGCACCCGTCATGGGCTTGGCTGTTCAGCCGATTGTTGGTGCGGCAAGTGATAAAACATGGACCAAAATAGGACGACGGACACCGTACATTTTATTTGGAGCTATTATTTCGATGGTAGCCATGTTTTTTATGCCTAACGCACCCCTTGTTTTTAAAGCGGGTACCATTGCTGCATTGGCCTTTGGTGTTATTATGCTAGCGCTTATGGATGGTTCATTCAACGTAACCTTCCAACCTTTTAGGGCATTGGTTGCGGATATGACTCCAGAAGAGCAACGCAACGTTGGTTATTCCGTTCAGAGTTTCTTAATTAATTTTGGTGCAGTTATAGGTTCCGCCTTGCCCTTTATTTTAACAGCTATTGGTGTTTCCAATGTAGGAGAAGCAGGAGAGGTAGCACCTTCGGTTATATGGTCATTCTATATTGGTGGTGCATTATTACTGATCAGTGTACTGGTAACAGTGTTAAAAACAAAGGAGTATCCACCCGAAGAATACGAGGCCTATAAAAACATAACTGAAGCAGATAAGCAGAAAAAAGAAAGCTTTTGGCAATTATTAAAAACAACACCTAAGGTGATGCGTCAGCTTTCCATTGTTCAGCTTTTTTCCTGGTTTCCCTTTTTCTTGCTGTGGGTTTATTCAACCACCGCTATTTCTCAACATTACTTTGGTGTACCCATGGATTATAATGCCAGCGAAAACACAGATAGCGTTTTAAGAAATGCCTTTGACGAGGCAGGCAACTGGGTAGGTATGTGCTTTGCCATGTACAGTTTAATAGCTGCCATTTATTCCATTGCATTACCCAAACTCATTGCGCTAACCAGCAGAAAAACCATCTATAGCTTTTCGTTACTGGTCGGTGGATTAAGTTTTATCAGCTTATTCTTCTTTACAAATCAGTACCACATATTAATTTCCATGGTGGGTATTGGAATGGCCTGGGCAGCTATTCTATCGATGCCGTATGCCATGCTTTCAGATGTATTGCCTCCTAAAAGAATAGGGATTTACATGGGACTATTTAACTTAACAGTGGTGGTACCTCAAATATTGAGTGGCCTTATTGGAGGCCCCATCCTCAGATCCATTTTCCAAAATCAAGGTATTTACATCCTAGTTCTGGCTGGTGTTATTATGATACTAGGTGCACTCTCTGTTATGTTTATAAAACAATCAAATGAAGATGTTCATTAA
- the pgmB gene encoding beta-phosphoglucomutase, whose amino-acid sequence MGKVKACLFDLDGVIVDTAKYHYIAWKELANNMGFDFTLEDNERLKGVSRMTSLDILLSIGNIEKSEEEKLALATLKNEKYLSYILKMGPEEILPGTRDFLELLKKEGIKIALGSASKNAMTILERLELTPYFEAIIDGTKVSKAKPDPEVFLKGAEALGVAPMDCVVFEDAEAGVDAALAGGMKCVGIGKEDVLGKAHLVVEGLHKMDMQKLSSLNN is encoded by the coding sequence ATGGGAAAAGTAAAAGCGTGTCTTTTCGATTTAGACGGGGTAATAGTAGATACTGCCAAATACCATTATATAGCATGGAAAGAACTGGCAAACAATATGGGGTTTGACTTCACCCTCGAGGACAACGAAAGATTAAAAGGTGTAAGCAGAATGACATCACTGGATATACTACTATCCATAGGAAATATAGAAAAAAGCGAGGAAGAAAAACTGGCTTTGGCCACCCTAAAGAACGAAAAATACTTAAGTTATATTCTAAAGATGGGACCGGAGGAGATTCTTCCCGGTACCCGCGACTTTCTGGAATTACTAAAAAAAGAAGGAATCAAAATCGCACTCGGATCAGCAAGTAAAAATGCCATGACCATACTGGAACGCCTGGAACTCACCCCTTACTTTGAAGCCATCATTGACGGAACAAAAGTATCTAAAGCAAAACCGGACCCTGAGGTCTTTTTGAAGGGTGCCGAAGCATTGGGTGTAGCTCCAATGGATTGTGTTGTGTTTGAAGATGCAGAAGCTGGTGTTGATGCTGCCCTGGCAGGAGGTATGAAATGCGTAGGCATTGGAAAAGAAGATGTATTGGGAAAAGCACATCTGGTTGTGGAAGGACTGCATAAAATGGACATGCAAAAACTAAGTTCATTAAACAACTAA
- a CDS encoding family 65 glycosyl hydrolase domain-containing protein — MKEYLKHNEWCVIEEGFDPANHQASESIFSIGNGKMGQRANFEEQYSGPSLQGSYIAGVYYPDKTRVGWWKNGYPEYFAKVLNSPNWIGIDVTIDGTELDLYKCKVENFIRTLNMKEGFLEREFDAVLSNEKKIHVRSRRFVSMADTENGAIRYEVTALNFSGSISFCTYIDGDIKNEDSNYDEKFWNILDVNASEGGAYLESQTKKSDFRVGIAMKYRTSVNGKKTQSKPEVIQLAKWVGNKITFELKEGQTACMEKYVGVTSSLNYAADQLKSNAEELASYAYHKGFDQLFTDHQKKWAEKWVHSDIKIKGDVAAQQGIRFNIFHLNQTYTGEDERLNVGPKGFTGEKYGGTTYWDTEAYCVPFFLMTAPPEVTRQLLIYRYKHLPRAIENAEKLGFNKGAALYPMVTANGEECHNEWEITFEEIHRNGAIAFAIHNYIRHTGDKNYLAEYGIEVLVGISRFWSQRITFSEARKKYVMLGVTGPNEYENNVNNNWYTNKMATWCLQYTMESLEYVKQNNPDRFEELVTKLKLNEEHETQRWKDIVAKMHFPFNEELQVHMQQDGFMDKEQLMAADLDPTQRPINQHWSWDRILRSNFIKQADTLQGMYVLEEEFSTEEIERNFNFYEPRTVHESSLSPCVHSILATKIGRIDKAYEMYLRTSRLDLDDYNAEVHEGLHITSMAGTWMSIVEGFGGKRAYDEKLYLNPDIPSQWEEYAFRITFKGNDLEVRVSETEVEIISHAKKTIQLYVYKQLVTVEPQQSQTISR, encoded by the coding sequence ATGAAGGAATATCTTAAACATAACGAATGGTGCGTAATCGAAGAAGGTTTCGATCCTGCCAACCACCAAGCTTCAGAGAGCATTTTTAGTATAGGGAACGGAAAAATGGGACAGCGTGCCAATTTTGAGGAGCAATACTCGGGCCCCAGTCTTCAAGGTAGTTATATCGCAGGCGTATACTATCCTGACAAAACAAGAGTGGGTTGGTGGAAAAATGGTTATCCTGAATATTTTGCCAAAGTATTAAATTCACCCAACTGGATTGGAATTGATGTTACTATTGACGGTACAGAGTTAGATCTATACAAATGTAAAGTAGAGAACTTTATCCGTACGCTCAACATGAAAGAAGGGTTCTTAGAGCGGGAGTTCGATGCAGTTTTAAGCAATGAGAAAAAAATTCATGTGAGGTCTCGTCGATTTGTAAGCATGGCCGACACAGAAAATGGCGCCATCCGATACGAAGTGACAGCTCTCAACTTTAGTGGCTCCATCAGCTTTTGCACCTATATTGACGGAGATATTAAAAACGAAGACTCCAACTACGACGAGAAATTTTGGAACATATTAGATGTGAATGCTTCCGAAGGAGGTGCATATCTAGAATCTCAAACAAAAAAATCCGACTTCAGAGTAGGTATTGCCATGAAATATAGGACTTCGGTAAATGGCAAAAAAACACAAAGCAAACCCGAAGTTATTCAACTAGCTAAATGGGTAGGTAACAAAATCACTTTTGAATTAAAAGAAGGACAAACCGCTTGTATGGAAAAATACGTTGGCGTAACCTCTTCTTTAAATTACGCTGCGGATCAACTTAAATCTAATGCTGAAGAGTTAGCATCTTACGCATACCACAAAGGTTTTGATCAGTTATTCACTGATCACCAAAAAAAATGGGCAGAAAAATGGGTGCACAGCGACATTAAAATCAAAGGCGACGTAGCAGCCCAGCAAGGCATCCGATTTAATATTTTCCATTTAAACCAAACTTATACAGGTGAGGATGAAAGATTAAACGTGGGTCCCAAAGGCTTTACGGGCGAAAAATATGGCGGTACCACTTATTGGGACACCGAGGCCTACTGTGTACCATTTTTTTTAATGACAGCGCCGCCTGAGGTCACCCGTCAATTACTAATTTACAGATACAAACATCTCCCCAGAGCTATTGAAAACGCCGAGAAACTAGGTTTTAACAAAGGGGCTGCACTATACCCTATGGTAACAGCCAATGGTGAAGAATGTCATAACGAATGGGAAATTACTTTTGAGGAGATACATCGTAATGGAGCTATTGCGTTTGCTATCCACAATTACATCCGTCATACTGGCGATAAAAATTATTTGGCAGAATATGGCATTGAAGTATTAGTGGGCATATCACGTTTCTGGAGCCAGAGAATAACCTTCTCAGAAGCCAGAAAAAAATACGTAATGCTGGGCGTTACCGGACCCAATGAATATGAAAACAACGTAAACAACAACTGGTACACCAATAAAATGGCAACATGGTGCTTACAATACACCATGGAATCACTGGAATACGTGAAGCAAAACAATCCGGACAGATTTGAAGAACTGGTAACTAAACTCAAGCTAAACGAAGAGCATGAAACACAACGATGGAAAGACATTGTTGCAAAAATGCATTTCCCATTCAATGAAGAACTTCAGGTGCACATGCAACAAGATGGCTTTATGGATAAAGAACAGCTAATGGCTGCTGACCTAGATCCTACTCAACGTCCTATCAACCAACACTGGTCGTGGGATAGAATACTTCGTTCAAACTTTATTAAACAGGCAGATACCTTACAGGGCATGTATGTGTTAGAAGAAGAATTTAGTACAGAAGAAATTGAGAGAAACTTCAATTTCTACGAACCACGTACTGTACATGAGTCTTCTCTTTCTCCTTGTGTCCACTCTATTCTGGCCACAAAAATAGGACGAATTGACAAAGCCTATGAAATGTATTTACGTACTTCACGATTAGACTTAGACGACTATAATGCAGAGGTACATGAAGGACTGCATATCACAAGTATGGCCGGAACATGGATGTCGATTGTGGAAGGTTTTGGAGGCAAAAGAGCCTATGATGAAAAGCTATATTTAAATCCGGATATACCTTCTCAGTGGGAAGAGTATGCTTTCCGTATTACATTTAAGGGCAACGACTTAGAGGTAAGAGTGAGTGAAACAGAGGTGGAAATCATTTCTCATGCAAAAAAAACCATTCAATTATACGTTTATAAGCAATTAGTAACTGTTGAACCTCAACAGTCACAAACTATTTCCCGATAG